The following DNA comes from Synechococcus sp. CC9616.
TAAGAAGAAGAACGGCAAAAAAGATTATGCAGTAATCACTGACTTCAATCCCAAGCAGGATTCCATGCAATTGCATGGTGATTCTGGAGATTATTTCGTTGATGACCGCCAGAAGAACGGGCAAGGTTGGCAAGGGATCGTTTACGACTCCAATCAGAACGGTTTGTTGGATCGATCCGACGAATTGATCGCACAAATTCCAGCTGATCTTGGCTTGCGGGATTCAGTGTTGGAGAAATCAATCCGAAATGCTGATTTCATCTGATCAATCCAACAGCCCCTGCAGTTACTTTGATTGCAAGGGGCATCTTTTTACTTTTTTCTCACTTAATCTGATTCGTCTCGTTCAGATCAGTCGTGGACCTAAGAACGCTTCCAGTTAGCCGGCGGATCGCGCTTCTGGTGAATGCTCTTGATGGCGCTGTGAAGACCAACAAGGCCCTGGCTACCTGTGCTGATGGGGACGAGATGGTGGAGATTCTGCTTGGGGCTTCGGCAAAGCTTGGTTTGGGGTTGACGCGCCGAGATCTCACGCAAACGCCGCCCATCCGCGATTGGATCTGGTTTAAAAACAATGATCCGCTGCTGACGGTGGGGGATGCGATGCCGCGTTACCGCCAGGACAAGACCAATGATTCCGGCGCTGAATCAGCTCAGCAGGCACCGCCGGAAAAGAAGCGCTTCCTTGGTTTGTTCTGAGGCTGTCGGTCTGTTGTCAGGCCTGAGCCTGTCGGTCCAGAATCTGATTAAGTCAGTCGTCTGTTGTGAGGCCCTCCCGCACGCGCCACTGGGTGATAGGTGATGTGCACGGATGCCACCACTCGTTGCTGGATCTTCTGGCCGTGCTTCCCAGCGGGGATCACCTTGTTTTTCTCGGTGATGTGATCAGTCGTGGGGCAGCCATCGTGGCCACGATGGACCTGGTTTGGGAACTGGTGACGCAACGCCGTGCGACCTGGTTGCGAGGCAATCACGAACAGAGCCTCATCGATGCGTTGCAGTCGTCCAATCAGGACGAGTCACAACACCACCTCATGCTCGACACCTACGAGCAGCTGGGTGTGGAGCGCGCCGAACAGTGGCTGCATCGTCTTTTGCAACTTCCGTCCGTTTATCGGGCTGACGGTTGGAGCGCCACCCATGCGGGTTTCAACAGCAGCGGCGAGCCCGATCTTTCGATTCGCGATCCCTTCTGGGAGTCCTATGACGGCCGTTTCGGATTGGTGGTGGTCGGCCACACGCCGCGGCCGCAGGTTGAGCGTTACGGCCACATCGTGTTGATCGACACCGGCGCTGTTTACGGCGGATTGCTGTCGGCTTATTGCCCGGAGACCGATGCCGTGGTTCAGGTCCCTGGTGCTTCCTGCTCCACGTCGTTTCCCCGCCCTCAGGATGAGGGGCGGATTCCGGCCGTCCTGGCTGGAGAACCAAGCACTTGCTGACGCTCTACCGGAGCAACCGAGCCGAATTTCTGGCCACGCTGCTGGCCCGTCAGCTGCTCGAGGATCGCCCGGGTCCCTTCGAAACGGTGGAGGTGTTGGTCAACACCTGGCCAACCAGTCGTTGGTTGGGGGAGCAGTTGGCTGTCGCCAACGGCATCAGTTCGCTGGTGCGGTTCCCCTTCCCCGGCAGCCGTCTCCGCCAGCTGGTGCGACAACTGCTGGATCTCCCCGATCGTGAGGAGGACCCGTGGCGGGCCACCACCTTGGTGTGGACCGTGCTGGAGCTGCTACCCAGGCTGTTGGAGCAGCCCGCAGCGGCTCCGCTGAGGGATTGGCTGCAGCAGCGCAGTGGTGATGGGTCTGGATTGACCCGTGACCGTTGGCAGCTGGCTCGGGCGATCGCCGATGTCTTCGATGATTACGCCCTTTACCGGCCGGAGACCCTGCAGCGCTGGGTCGAGGGCAACGACGCTGACGCTGCTGACGATGATTGGCAGCCCTTGCTGGCGCGCCAGCTGGCGAAGGCTTTGGCGCGTCAGCCCTTTGGCTGGCAGGTGCAGGCCGCTGTCGAGCGTCTTCAGAACGGCATGGTGGATCCCGCCGTGCTGCCGCCGGTGCTGCGCCTGTTTGGGATCAGTGCCCTGGCCCCCGTGCAGGTGCGCTTGATCCAGGCCCTCTCCGGCAGCGTTGATGTGCAGGTGTATCTGCTGACGCCCTGCCGCGATCTTTGGCAGCGTTGCGGCAGCCGCCGCCAGCAGCTCGGCGATGCCTGGACTGTCCCTCCAGATGGCCTTTGGCTGCAGCAGGCACCTCGCTTGGAAGCGACGCTCGGCCGCATGGGGGCTGAATTTCAGCAGCTTCTTGAAGGCAGTGGCGAGAGCCAGTTGGGAGAGCTGCGGGAGGGAGATCTGTTTGCCGATCCCGTCGCCATGGCGCAATCGGCGGGCCGCTCGGCCTCGTTGCTGGAGCAGCTGCAGCAGCAGTTGGTGGAACCGGATCTTGCCGAGGCTTTGCAGCGATCTGCCGCCGACGATTCCTTGCTGTTTCAGGCGGCTCCGGGCCCCTGGCGTGAGGTGCAGCTGGTGCGCGATCGCGTCCTGCAGTGG
Coding sequences within:
- a CDS encoding metallophosphoesterase, translated to MRPSRTRHWVIGDVHGCHHSLLDLLAVLPSGDHLVFLGDVISRGAAIVATMDLVWELVTQRRATWLRGNHEQSLIDALQSSNQDESQHHLMLDTYEQLGVERAEQWLHRLLQLPSVYRADGWSATHAGFNSSGEPDLSIRDPFWESYDGRFGLVVVGHTPRPQVERYGHIVLIDTGAVYGGLLSAYCPETDAVVQVPGASCSTSFPRPQDEGRIPAVLAGEPSTC